A genomic window from Luteolibacter sp. LG18 includes:
- a CDS encoding tetratricopeptide repeat protein, with translation MSERDTLFDDANGHLAVGEMEEAIVLYRRCVALDPAFFDGWHALGMALLKTGEVKEAIGCGLQAVTLRPNDLLAWTGLSQMYVRDGNIPEAETAKGNARILSLGGKVVRE, from the coding sequence ATGTCCGAGCGCGATACCCTCTTCGATGACGCCAACGGCCATCTCGCCGTTGGCGAGATGGAGGAAGCGATCGTGCTCTACCGCCGTTGCGTCGCCCTCGACCCGGCGTTCTTTGATGGCTGGCACGCCCTGGGCATGGCGCTGCTGAAAACCGGAGAGGTGAAGGAGGCCATCGGCTGTGGCCTCCAGGCCGTCACCCTCCGCCCGAACGATCTTCTCGCCTGGACCGGCCTGTCCCAGATGTATGTCCGGGACGGCAACATCCCCGAGGCCGAAACCGCCAAGGGCAACGCCCGCATCCTCTCGCTGGGCGGCAAGGTCGTCCGGGAATAG
- the metG gene encoding methionine--tRNA ligase, producing the protein MFFLTTAIDYTNGSPHIGHAYEKVLADVIARYRRLRGDEVFFLTGVDQHGQKVQQTAEKEGVHPATYVKRTTKKFLNLWDKLDVRYDGWAETVDERHKACVRKILSTLKDQGQLYQKTHKGFYSVRQEQYLTDRDRNEQGEFGPEWGEVTEIEEENWYFKLSDHIGWLKDYLEKTDNFVLPAFRKAELLNALERSGETDLCISRPKERLRWGIEFPFDPGYVTYVWFDALINYVSFVGYEAAPDAGLPDFAKIWTGNPPATHIIGKDILIPAHGIYWPCMLHAMGFRDDQMPQLLVHGWWNRKSKSGQSEKMSKSLGNVVDPDELADKFGVDALRYYLVRDIITGRDSDFDLERLVMLFNDELADKLGNLCNRALNMSQRFTDGILSPGGPLTEDDLALQKSLAETTAAYREAMDEYEVAKALEALTRHVVLCNQYADRMKPWELKKDPEQAARVQTILYHFAENVAHCAVLLSPVLPQAAAKIASQLAREDLLTLKLDDLKWGLLADGHAIGKPKPVFPKIILEEPAAE; encoded by the coding sequence ATGTTCTTCCTCACCACCGCCATCGATTACACCAACGGCTCGCCCCACATCGGCCACGCCTATGAGAAGGTGCTCGCCGACGTGATCGCCCGCTACCGCCGCCTCCGTGGCGACGAGGTGTTCTTCCTCACCGGTGTCGACCAGCACGGCCAGAAGGTCCAGCAGACCGCGGAGAAGGAAGGCGTCCACCCCGCCACCTACGTCAAGCGCACCACCAAGAAGTTCCTCAATCTCTGGGACAAGCTCGACGTCCGCTATGATGGCTGGGCCGAGACCGTGGACGAGCGTCACAAGGCCTGCGTCCGCAAGATCCTCTCCACCCTCAAGGACCAGGGCCAGCTCTACCAGAAGACCCACAAGGGCTTCTACTCCGTCCGCCAGGAACAGTATCTCACCGACCGCGACCGCAACGAACAGGGCGAGTTCGGACCGGAATGGGGCGAGGTCACCGAGATCGAGGAGGAAAACTGGTACTTCAAGCTCAGCGACCACATTGGCTGGCTGAAGGATTACCTCGAAAAGACGGACAACTTCGTCCTCCCCGCCTTCCGCAAGGCCGAGCTGCTCAACGCCCTCGAACGCTCCGGCGAGACCGACCTCTGCATCTCCCGCCCGAAGGAGCGCCTGCGCTGGGGCATCGAGTTCCCCTTCGATCCCGGCTACGTCACCTACGTCTGGTTCGATGCCCTGATCAACTACGTCTCCTTCGTCGGCTACGAGGCCGCGCCGGACGCCGGGCTCCCCGATTTCGCGAAGATCTGGACCGGCAATCCGCCCGCCACCCACATCATCGGCAAGGACATCCTCATCCCCGCCCACGGCATCTACTGGCCCTGCATGCTCCACGCCATGGGCTTCCGCGACGACCAGATGCCGCAGCTCCTGGTCCACGGCTGGTGGAACCGAAAGAGCAAGTCCGGCCAGAGCGAGAAGATGTCGAAGTCCCTCGGCAACGTCGTCGACCCCGATGAACTCGCCGACAAGTTCGGCGTGGACGCGCTGCGCTACTACCTCGTCCGCGACATCATCACCGGCCGTGATTCCGACTTCGATCTCGAGCGTCTCGTCATGCTCTTCAACGACGAGCTCGCCGACAAGCTGGGCAACCTCTGCAACCGCGCGCTCAACATGAGCCAGCGGTTCACGGACGGCATCCTCAGCCCCGGCGGCCCGCTCACGGAAGACGATCTCGCCCTCCAGAAGTCCCTCGCCGAAACCACCGCCGCCTACCGCGAGGCGATGGACGAATACGAGGTCGCCAAGGCCCTGGAGGCCCTTACCCGCCACGTGGTGCTGTGCAACCAGTACGCCGACCGCATGAAGCCTTGGGAACTGAAGAAGGACCCGGAGCAGGCCGCCCGCGTGCAGACGATCCTCTATCACTTCGCCGAGAACGTCGCCCATTGCGCCGTGCTGCTCTCGCCGGTGCTGCCACAGGCCGCCGCCAAGATCGCCTCCCAGCTCGCCCGTGAGGATCTGCTCACGCTCAAGCTCGATGACCTGAAGTGGGGCCTCCTCGCCGACGGCCACGCCATCGGCAAGCCGAAGCCCGTGTTCCCAAAGATCATCCTTGAGGAACCCGCCGCCGAGTGA
- a CDS encoding endonuclease/exonuclease/phosphatase family protein, with product MSGLCPLLLSGSLVPAGAATRVHNDGFTANNAALPGHPSYASQVSASGVNWTATPGGHGINGTPHIAVGWSGQGGDSGSGFDTYVNFGGRGGAIQLDGGKAGGSRHGYITFDPADDAGVSIDSFDLDIAHDQPHTVDWFIRDTANNVLAQGVWTRSTSGRDTVSPAFKGAAGQTLVLELFHESGSVTYLGMDNLVFDEIPAHPIVEVGKTAYSPGEPVVVSFAAGSGAATDRVAIYSAGTSPSAGASPLAWRYVNGSTTAGAGLGAGSVTFTGLALAPGAYGAWFLGSNGATVLAGPASFQVDAPAVSLVHPQVPYGGNIEVSFQGGPGLANDWIAIFPAGTTPADSQWYLDYLRTSGTRTGVEDARKGTVVFDRHFGPPGDYEVWFLTNGYHTVAGPVPLKITSAGTAAAPRWLTPTVRTRHAVTGSAYTGRISAYVSDPGDVLSFEKVAGPSWLAVSADGGLGGTPAAADAGLARFTLRARDLLGHTADVVLEIGVFPPGGEHVGQLKIMSYNTLLRWEPINDGFRKGIESIVLADADVVCLQESGGDKARRAAEALGWFYVPPGNGWAQMISRYPVVGTLPGGGGGQGGRLRLADDPLREVVVYNCYLSANYSALVAAAVSGATAESALAEEMRSSRPENVNTLLQIMAPVLADADRTPVFLTGDFNSSSHLDWTAATAARHNGIGHVEWPCSLAVAAAGMKDSFRVKHPDPVAVPGLSWTPLLRDFEVKDRIDFVYYKGAAVSVMASDLFHTAIETTVGKGQPTSVAADNTWPSDHAAVITCFRLEPVDADGDGMSDAWEKRWFHQLAMSGDQPAGPGLDLRWRMMLGGDPNLAIGSSGGLGVRPTAPGRRGISFPVSEFALGHGLALEASRDLGVLDPWEVLWRYDEDPQLQSPGLVASRETTDQWRIVFEPVASPGSAFYRLRRAD from the coding sequence ATGTCGGGCTTGTGCCCTCTCCTGCTGTCCGGATCGCTGGTGCCGGCCGGAGCCGCGACCCGCGTGCACAACGATGGCTTCACTGCCAACAATGCCGCCCTTCCCGGCCATCCCTCCTACGCCTCGCAGGTGTCCGCGAGCGGCGTGAACTGGACGGCCACTCCGGGAGGGCATGGCATCAACGGAACCCCGCACATCGCGGTGGGATGGAGCGGGCAGGGTGGTGACTCCGGCTCCGGTTTCGACACGTATGTGAACTTCGGCGGCCGGGGCGGCGCGATCCAACTCGATGGAGGCAAGGCGGGCGGATCGCGCCATGGCTACATCACGTTCGATCCCGCGGACGACGCGGGGGTGTCGATCGATTCCTTCGATCTCGATATCGCCCATGACCAGCCGCACACGGTGGACTGGTTCATCCGGGATACCGCCAACAACGTGTTGGCCCAAGGGGTGTGGACCCGCTCGACGAGTGGCCGGGACACCGTTTCACCGGCCTTCAAGGGGGCTGCGGGACAGACACTTGTGCTCGAACTTTTCCATGAAAGCGGCAGTGTCACCTACCTCGGCATGGACAACCTCGTCTTCGATGAAATCCCCGCGCATCCGATCGTGGAGGTGGGCAAGACCGCCTATTCGCCCGGGGAACCGGTCGTGGTTTCGTTCGCCGCCGGGAGTGGCGCGGCGACCGATCGGGTGGCGATCTATTCCGCCGGGACCTCGCCCTCCGCGGGCGCGTCTCCGCTCGCGTGGCGGTATGTGAATGGCTCCACCACCGCGGGGGCGGGCCTCGGTGCGGGCTCGGTGACCTTCACGGGGCTCGCGCTCGCCCCCGGTGCCTACGGCGCTTGGTTTCTCGGGTCGAATGGGGCCACGGTGCTGGCTGGTCCGGCTTCGTTCCAGGTCGATGCGCCCGCCGTCAGCCTGGTGCATCCGCAGGTGCCCTATGGCGGGAACATCGAGGTTTCCTTCCAAGGTGGTCCGGGGTTGGCGAACGATTGGATCGCGATTTTCCCGGCGGGAACGACTCCGGCGGATTCCCAATGGTATCTCGATTACCTCCGGACCAGCGGCACCCGCACCGGCGTGGAGGATGCGCGCAAGGGCACGGTGGTCTTCGACCGCCACTTCGGTCCTCCCGGCGACTACGAGGTGTGGTTCCTCACGAACGGCTACCACACGGTGGCGGGTCCCGTGCCACTGAAGATCACCTCGGCCGGCACCGCCGCCGCCCCGCGCTGGCTGACGCCCACGGTGCGGACGCGCCATGCCGTGACGGGCAGCGCCTACACCGGCCGTATCTCCGCGTATGTCTCCGATCCCGGTGATGTCCTTTCGTTTGAAAAGGTCGCCGGGCCCTCGTGGCTCGCGGTTTCCGCGGATGGCGGCCTTGGCGGGACACCGGCCGCGGCCGACGCGGGTCTGGCCCGGTTCACGCTCCGCGCGCGGGACCTGCTGGGACATACGGCGGATGTCGTACTGGAGATCGGGGTTTTTCCGCCGGGCGGCGAGCATGTCGGCCAGCTCAAGATCATGAGCTACAACACGCTGCTGCGCTGGGAGCCGATCAACGATGGATTCCGCAAGGGGATCGAGTCGATCGTGCTCGCGGATGCCGATGTGGTGTGCCTCCAGGAATCCGGCGGCGACAAGGCCCGCCGGGCCGCCGAGGCGCTCGGGTGGTTCTACGTTCCTCCCGGCAACGGCTGGGCCCAGATGATCAGCCGCTATCCGGTGGTGGGCACGCTCCCCGGCGGGGGCGGCGGCCAGGGTGGCCGCCTGCGACTGGCCGACGACCCGCTCCGGGAGGTGGTCGTCTACAATTGCTACCTCTCCGCGAACTACTCCGCGCTGGTGGCGGCCGCGGTGAGCGGGGCGACGGCGGAAAGCGCCCTGGCCGAGGAGATGCGGTCGTCCAGACCGGAGAATGTGAACACGCTGCTCCAGATCATGGCTCCGGTGCTGGCGGACGCGGACCGGACTCCGGTGTTCCTGACCGGGGATTTCAATTCGTCCTCGCATCTCGATTGGACCGCGGCGACCGCCGCGCGCCACAATGGCATCGGCCATGTCGAGTGGCCGTGCAGCCTGGCGGTGGCCGCGGCGGGCATGAAGGATTCCTTCCGCGTGAAGCACCCCGATCCCGTGGCGGTGCCGGGCCTGAGCTGGACGCCGCTGCTGCGGGACTTCGAGGTGAAGGACCGCATCGACTTCGTCTACTACAAGGGGGCGGCGGTGTCGGTGATGGCATCGGACCTCTTCCACACCGCCATCGAGACCACGGTGGGCAAGGGCCAGCCGACCAGTGTGGCGGCGGACAATACCTGGCCCTCCGACCATGCCGCGGTGATCACCTGCTTCCGCCTCGAACCGGTGGACGCCGATGGCGATGGCATGAGCGATGCCTGGGAGAAGCGCTGGTTCCACCAGCTCGCGATGTCCGGTGACCAGCCTGCCGGGCCGGGGCTGGATCTCCGCTGGCGGATGATGCTCGGCGGCGATCCGAATCTGGCCATCGGTTCCTCCGGCGGCCTCGGGGTCCGTCCGACCGCTCCGGGCCGGCGCGGGATTTCGTTTCCGGTCTCCGAGTTCGCGCTAGGCCACGGGCTGGCCTTGGAGGCATCGCGGGACCTCGGGGTTCTGGATCCGTGGGAGGTGCTGTGGCGGTATGACGAGGACCCCCAGCTGCAATCGCCCGGTCTCGTGGCCTCGCGCGAGACCACGGACCAGTGGCGGATTGTCTTCGAGCCGGTCGCTTCGCCCGGGAGCGCCTTTTACCGGCTGCGGCGTGCGGATTGA
- a CDS encoding substrate-binding domain-containing protein: MSSPSSRPLVGVRFPVWCAFGHPVLEGVVDQMRESGQWKLVTENSFFGEMRARRIDGDWKGDGLILFRATDEELANYRRRGTAVVLTSTEGPDHGYPRVVTDNAAIGRLAADHLIDCAFSNFAFFGRGEALHRDPQHAPGMRVYSRERLGGFLSRLADFHLEPIVHYLKGRPLWKSGTWRAVQREAMEFLAGLPKPCGLFVVDDSLAAVTLQAAEALGLRVPDDVAVIGFGDDPAQCFTTSPTLTSIRYPGREVGRLAADLLARQMAGEVLAETRHVVPVHDLVARDSTDTLAIPDPDIREIVRRIRLLAPHDSLRVSELCEQSSLSPTTIKVRFAALLGRSPKQEIKRVRLQHLSHLLRSTELPLADIVREMKFESLNELSRFFHRETGLRPSALRRSM, encoded by the coding sequence ATGTCCTCCCCATCCAGTCGCCCTTTGGTCGGTGTCCGCTTTCCGGTATGGTGTGCGTTCGGCCATCCGGTGCTGGAAGGGGTGGTCGACCAGATGCGGGAGTCCGGGCAGTGGAAGCTGGTGACGGAGAACAGTTTCTTCGGGGAGATGCGGGCGCGCCGCATTGACGGGGATTGGAAAGGGGACGGGCTCATTCTGTTCCGGGCGACGGACGAGGAGCTGGCGAACTACCGCCGCCGCGGGACCGCGGTGGTGCTCACCAGCACCGAGGGGCCGGACCATGGCTATCCGCGGGTGGTCACCGACAACGCGGCGATCGGTCGACTGGCCGCGGATCATCTCATCGATTGCGCGTTTTCGAATTTCGCTTTCTTCGGGCGCGGCGAGGCGCTGCACCGGGATCCGCAGCATGCACCGGGGATGCGGGTGTATTCCCGCGAGCGGTTGGGCGGATTCCTGTCCCGGCTGGCGGACTTCCACCTCGAGCCCATCGTGCATTACCTGAAGGGGAGGCCGCTGTGGAAATCCGGCACATGGAGGGCGGTGCAGCGCGAGGCGATGGAATTCCTGGCGGGGCTCCCGAAGCCGTGCGGCCTGTTCGTGGTGGATGATTCGCTCGCGGCGGTCACCCTGCAGGCGGCCGAGGCGCTTGGCCTCCGGGTGCCGGATGACGTGGCGGTGATCGGCTTTGGCGATGATCCGGCGCAGTGTTTCACCACCTCGCCCACGCTCACCAGCATCCGCTATCCGGGGCGGGAGGTCGGTCGGCTCGCCGCCGATCTGCTGGCCCGGCAGATGGCGGGCGAGGTGTTGGCGGAGACCCGCCACGTGGTCCCGGTTCATGATCTCGTGGCGCGGGATTCCACGGACACGCTTGCGATTCCGGATCCCGACATCCGGGAGATCGTCCGCCGCATCCGCCTGCTGGCACCGCACGATTCCCTGAGGGTGTCGGAGCTTTGCGAGCAGAGCAGCCTGTCTCCCACCACCATCAAGGTCCGCTTCGCCGCGCTGCTGGGCCGCAGCCCGAAACAGGAGATCAAGCGGGTGAGGCTCCAACATCTCAGCCATCTCCTGCGCTCCACCGAACTGCCGCTGGCGGACATCGTGCGGGAGATGAAATTTGAATCGTTGAACGAGCTGAGCCGCTTTTTCCATCGGGAGACGGGGTTGCGTCCGTCCGCTTTGCGGAGGTCGATGTAA
- a CDS encoding YcxB family protein — translation MAAVHDGQAAAMETSAPATADAAPEEVRLWGIPDRTDWAKGFQLRARTRPLFRRLFPWLLAGAYLVLPILAFETNPEATFVLVVGFVAVVLRVRRGRNQRLDRIMAKAARTGVCPLWRFIPEGVHIQGVGHEFFYEWSTLDAVAADDDLVILMANRYTIECIPGRFFRSPEDTTRLLDLARGAGLPVTDYRKAKPQS, via the coding sequence ATGGCCGCCGTCCACGATGGCCAGGCCGCTGCCATGGAAACCTCCGCCCCTGCCACCGCTGACGCCGCTCCGGAGGAAGTGCGGCTGTGGGGAATCCCGGATCGCACCGACTGGGCGAAGGGCTTCCAGCTCCGGGCCCGCACCCGGCCCCTCTTCCGTCGGCTCTTCCCGTGGTTGCTGGCGGGTGCCTATCTGGTGCTACCCATCCTCGCCTTTGAAACCAACCCCGAGGCCACCTTCGTCCTGGTGGTCGGCTTCGTGGCCGTGGTGCTGCGTGTCCGCAGGGGTCGGAACCAGCGGCTGGACCGGATCATGGCCAAGGCCGCCAGAACCGGAGTCTGCCCGCTCTGGCGCTTCATCCCGGAGGGCGTCCACATCCAAGGCGTCGGCCACGAGTTCTTCTACGAATGGTCGACCCTCGATGCCGTGGCGGCGGATGATGACCTGGTGATCCTGATGGCGAACCGCTACACCATCGAGTGCATCCCCGGCCGCTTCTTCAGAAGCCCCGAAGACACCACCCGCCTGCTGGATCTGGCGCGCGGGGCCGGACTGCCGGTGACGGACTACCGGAAAGCCAAGCCCCAATCATGA
- a CDS encoding thiazole synthase, protein MSQPLVIAGREIRSRLFVGTGKFPSNEAMRDSLVASGAEIVTVALRRADLSGGHDPYANILDFIDPEKYLILPNTSGAMNAEEAVRLARLAAAAGLPKWVKLEIHPDPTYLLPDPIETLKAAEILVKEGFTVLPYINADPVLAKRLQEAGTATVMPLGAPIGSNRGLATRDQIRIIIEQAIVPVVVDAGIGAPSHAAEALELGADAVLVNTAIAIANDPVKMAIAFKKAVEAGREAYEIGLPEAEDRAIATSPLTAFLS, encoded by the coding sequence ATGTCCCAGCCGCTCGTCATCGCCGGTCGTGAAATCCGCTCCCGCTTGTTCGTGGGAACGGGGAAGTTCCCCTCGAATGAAGCCATGCGCGATTCGCTCGTGGCCAGCGGCGCGGAGATCGTGACCGTGGCGCTGCGCCGCGCCGACCTTTCCGGCGGGCACGATCCCTACGCGAACATCCTCGATTTCATCGATCCGGAGAAATATCTGATTCTGCCGAACACCAGCGGCGCGATGAACGCGGAGGAGGCCGTGCGCCTCGCCCGCCTCGCCGCGGCGGCGGGCCTGCCGAAGTGGGTGAAGCTGGAGATCCATCCGGACCCCACCTACCTGCTGCCCGATCCGATCGAAACGCTGAAGGCCGCGGAGATCCTGGTGAAGGAAGGCTTCACCGTGCTGCCCTACATCAACGCCGATCCGGTGCTGGCGAAGCGCCTGCAGGAAGCGGGCACTGCCACCGTGATGCCGCTCGGTGCCCCGATCGGCAGCAACCGCGGCCTGGCCACGCGCGACCAGATCCGCATCATCATCGAGCAGGCCATCGTGCCGGTGGTGGTGGATGCCGGGATCGGCGCTCCCAGCCATGCGGCGGAAGCTTTGGAACTCGGCGCCGATGCCGTGCTGGTGAATACCGCCATCGCCATCGCGAACGATCCGGTGAAGATGGCCATCGCCTTCAAGAAGGCCGTCGAGGCGGGCCGCGAGGCCTATGAGATTGGTTTGCCGGAAGCCGAGGACCGAGCGATCGCGACCAGTCCGCTCACGGCGTTCCTTTCCTGA
- a CDS encoding cysteine-rich CWC family protein, with product MTTQASDPASCPLCGQNNHCGALLGVRCWCMDVTIPPALLDLVAEEDRRRACICRECVEKSSVSIPACEREE from the coding sequence GTGACGACTCAAGCATCGGACCCAGCCTCCTGTCCGCTTTGCGGACAAAACAACCACTGCGGCGCGCTCCTCGGCGTCCGCTGCTGGTGCATGGACGTGACCATTCCGCCCGCGCTGCTCGACCTGGTGGCGGAGGAGGACCGGCGCCGCGCCTGCATCTGCCGGGAGTGCGTGGAGAAAAGTAGCGTAAGCATTCCTGCTTGCGAGCGGGAGGAGTAG
- a CDS encoding malate dehydrogenase codes for MKDPITVSITGAAGQIGYALLFRIASGAVFGPDQPVNLRLIEIEPALPALNGVVMELDDCAFPLLREVVPTADLNEGFRGTNWALLVGSVPRKAGMERGDLLGINGKIFTGQGKAIARNAAKDVRVLVVGNPCNTNALIAMNNADGVPKERFFAMTRLDENRAKSQLAKKASVHHSKVTNLCIWGNHSATQYPDFTNAKINGRPVTDVISHVEWLKNDFIKTVQQRGAAIIAARGASSAASAANAAIDTVKSLITPTPAGDWHSVAVCSDGSYGIEKGLMASMPIRTIEDGKWEVVQGVPVDAFSREKIDASVKELQEERDAVKDLLPK; via the coding sequence ATGAAAGATCCCATTACCGTCTCCATCACCGGCGCCGCCGGGCAGATCGGCTACGCGCTCCTTTTCCGCATCGCTTCCGGCGCCGTCTTCGGTCCGGACCAGCCGGTGAACCTGCGGCTGATCGAGATCGAGCCCGCGCTGCCCGCGCTCAACGGCGTGGTGATGGAGCTCGATGACTGCGCCTTCCCGCTGCTGCGCGAGGTGGTGCCCACCGCCGATCTGAACGAGGGCTTCCGCGGCACCAACTGGGCGCTGCTGGTGGGCTCCGTGCCGCGCAAGGCCGGGATGGAGCGCGGCGACCTGCTCGGCATCAACGGCAAGATCTTCACCGGCCAGGGCAAGGCGATCGCCCGCAACGCGGCGAAGGACGTGCGCGTGCTGGTGGTGGGCAACCCGTGCAACACCAACGCGCTGATCGCGATGAACAACGCGGACGGCGTGCCGAAGGAGCGCTTCTTCGCCATGACCCGCCTCGATGAGAACCGCGCCAAGAGCCAGCTCGCGAAGAAGGCCAGCGTGCACCACTCGAAGGTCACCAACCTCTGCATCTGGGGCAACCACTCCGCCACCCAGTATCCGGACTTCACCAACGCGAAGATCAACGGCCGCCCGGTGACCGACGTGATCTCGCACGTGGAGTGGCTGAAGAACGATTTCATCAAGACCGTGCAGCAGCGCGGCGCGGCCATCATCGCCGCCCGCGGCGCGTCCTCCGCGGCCTCCGCCGCGAATGCCGCCATCGACACGGTGAAGAGCCTCATCACCCCGACCCCGGCCGGCGACTGGCACTCGGTGGCGGTGTGTTCGGACGGTTCCTACGGCATCGAGAAGGGCCTCATGGCTTCGATGCCGATCCGCACGATCGAGGACGGCAAGTGGGAGGTGGTCCAGGGCGTGCCCGTGGACGCCTTCAGCCGCGAGAAGATCGACGCCTCCGTGAAGGAGCTCCAGGAGGAACGCGACGCGGTGAAGGATCTGTTGCCGAAGTAA